In the genome of Nonomuraea sp. NBC_00507, the window AGGTGGTCGCTGAACAACACGCCGTCCAGGTGGTCGGTCTCGTGCTGCAGCACTCGCGCCAGCACGCCGAGCGCCCGCACCGTCACGGGCTTGCCGAACATGTCGCGGCCCCGGGCGGTGACGAGATAGGAACGTTCCAGCGGCCACCACACACCGGGCGCGGACAGGCACGCCTCGTCGGCGACGATGCGCCGCTCCGACAGCTCCAGCCGCGGATTGACCAGATGGCCTGATCTGCCGTCGTAGCCGTAGACCAGCACCCGCACCGGCACCCCGATCTGCGGGGCCGCGAGCCCCGCGCGGCCGGCTTGCGCCCGCATCGTGGCGGTCAGCGACTTCACCAGCCGCCGCAGCTCCCGATCGAAGTCGTGGATCGGCTCCGCGACCGAGCGGAGCACAGGATCGTCGAACATGCGAATAGGCCGGACCGTCACCCGCCACTCCCCGATAAGCCGCGCCTTCAGGGTGAAGATTTCCCGTGATCGCCTCCGTCAATCGCGAATGCGCGGCCTTGTAGCACAGCGGTAACAAGAGAGACCCGTGGGCGAAACCACCCGAAAGCAGTATCGGAGGGTGATCTCACTTGCGTCACACGCGCGTGTGATGCCTGGCCGAGTGCTCGGGGCCCGGCCAGGCATCCTCGCATATCTGGAGGTAAAGGCATGAGTGCGCTCCCCCTGGAAGGCAGCGCCGCGCCGGAGACGGCGCCCGACGCGCTGTCGGGCTTCACGGTCGGCGTCACCGCGACCCGGCGGCGCGAGGAGTTCGGCGCCCTGCTGGAGCGGCGCGGCGCGCGGGTGGTCAGCGCCCCCGCGATCCGGCTGGTCCCCCTGGCGGAGGACACCGACCTGCTCGCCGCCACCAGACTCGCCCTCGAATCGCCGCTCGACGACGTCGTGGTCACCACGGGCGTGGGCTTTCGCGGCTGGATGGCCGCCGCCGAAGGCTGGGGGTTGTCGTCCGACCTGGGCGAGCACCTGGCCGGCGCCCGCCTGCTCACCCGCGGGCCCAAGGCCAGGGGAGCGGTGCGGGCCGCCGGGCTCAACGACCACTGGACCCCGGCCACCGAGTCCTGCGAGGAGGTCAAGCAGTATCTGCTCGACCAGGATCTGCGCGGCCGGCGCATCGCGGTGCAGCAGCACGGCGAGCCGCTCGACGACTTCGTGGCCGCGCTGCGCCAGGCCGGCGCCGAGGTGATCGAGATCCCGGTCTACCGGTGGCTGCCGTACCGCGACGTCTCGCCGCTGCGCCGCCTGATCAGCCAGACGATCTCCGGGTCGGTGGACGCGGTGGCCTTCACCAGCGCGCCCGCCGTACACGCCATGCTCGGCATGGCCCGGGCAGAGGGGCTGGAAGACGCGCTGCTCGCGGCGTTCGGCGGGCCCGTCGTGGCCGCCTGCGTGGGGCCCGTCACCGCGGGGCCGCTGACCGCGCGCGGCGTGCCGACCCTGCAGCCGGACCGCGCGCGGCTGGGCGCGCTGGCCCGCGCCCTGGCCAGGCACCTGCCCGAGCACGGCGTCACCAGGCTGGTCGCCGGCGACCACCATCTGGAGATCCGCGGCCACGCCGTGGTCGTGGACGGCGAGCTGCGGCCGCTGCCGCCCGCCCCGATGGCGGTGCTCAAGCGGCTGGCCGACAAGCCCGGGCATGTGGTCTCCCGCGCCGACCTGCGTACCGTGCTGCCGGGCAGCATCGCGCGCGACTCGGCTGAGCACGCCGTGGAGATGGCCATCACGCGGCTGCGCCGCGCGCTCGGCCCGAGCGGGATCGTCGAGACGGTGGTCAAGCGCGGCTACCGGCTCGCGTGCCAGTACGAGGCGGGGATGTGATGCCCACACTCGTCCTGGCCGCGCACGGGACCCGCAGCGCCGCGGGGGAGGAGACCCTGTCGGCCCTGACGCGGACCGTCGCCAGGGCCCGTCCAGGGCAGCGGGTCGAGCTCAGCTACCTCGAGATCAGCTCGCCCCTCCTCGCCGACGTCCTCGACGCCGCCCGCGGCCCGGTGGTGGTGGTCCCGCTGCTGCTGGCGGGCGGATACCACGTGCACATCGACCTGCCCGACGTCATCGCCGAGCACCGTCCCGACGCCGTGGTGGCCGGCTGGCTCGGCCCGCACCGGCTGCTGACGTCGGTGCTGGCCCGTAAGCTCGCCCGGGCCGGGCTGCGCTCCACGGACGCGGTCGTGCTCGGCGCGGCCGGCTCCTCCGACCCGGCCGCGCTCGCCGACGTGCGGGCCGCCGCGCACCAGCTCGCGCTACGCCTGGCCCGCCCGGTCACGGCGGCCTTCGCCTCGGCCGGCTCCCCATCGCTGGAGGAGGCCATGGAGCGGCTCGGCGCGACCCCGGCCGCCCGCGTGGCGATCGCCTCGTACGTGCTGGCGCCCGGCTTCTTCCACGACCGCCTGGCGGCGGCCGGCGCGGGGCTGGTGAGCGAGCCGCTGGGCGCCGACCCGGACGTGGCGGCCCTGATCTGGCACCGCTACGACGAAGCCCTGCGCGGCCGGCGCACCATGCCGCAGACCGCCCGGGCGTCACGGCGCTGAGAGCCCGGCGACCGCGGACCCTCCGCTGCCGCCGGGTCGTCAGGCGACCGTGGAACTGACGGGCTCCAGGCGCAGCTCCCGCACGATCTCGACCGCGCTCGCCTCGCGCGTCGGCCCCGCGTCGGCGCCGACGAACATCTCGATGTAGGCCCGGTGGAAGCAGCCCGCGATCAGCAGCCGGGCGCTGGCCTCCGGGTCGACGTCGGAACGCACCCGGCCCAGCCGCTGCTCGGCCGCCAGGTAGGCGGCCAGAGGCGCGGTTTCCGTGCGGGGGCCGAGCCCGTTGTCGCGGATGGCCTGGCGGAAGCGGACGGTCACGTTCGGCGAGGTGAAGGCGGGGAGCGCCGCGCTCTGTACGTCGATGTAGTAGTCAATGCCCGCCTGGGCAACAGGAAGGAGATTGTCTGCTACGCACCCTTTTCCGATGCGGTCGGAGACGGCATGGAGAATGCTGAGCCAGAGCGGAAGCCGGTCCTGCAGCAGGGCGAGGAAGTGATCCACGGAGCCGCCGGGCCGGTCGTCCCTGAGGGAGACGGCCATCTCCAGGACGCGCCGCCGGGTGTCCTGACTTCTTTGATGCGGATCTACATGGGAAGTCGCCATGGCGTGCCTAACTGCGCGGTGAGTGGGTAGGCATCACGGCGCGAAACCGAGGTTTCGCGATTTATCGGGTGGGTGGCCTTAAATCTGGGATCCCAACTTCATGCAATCTTGTGGTCCCCGATTATTACCCGAAAGCGCGAAAAATTGTCGGTTTTAATCCCTGAGGGTTAGCTGTCAGTGTCGCGGCTGGTGAGGCTCTCGTGGTCGCGGTGACGTCAGCCGTCGGTGCCGCTGTCCCGCCGGCGCAGGTAACGCTCGAACTCGGCCGCGATCGCGTCCCCACTGGCCTCGGGCAGCTCGGCGGCGTCCTTGCGCTCCTCCAGCTCCTTGACGTATTCGGCCACTTCGGTGTCCTGCGAGGCCAGCTCGTCGACGCCGTGCTCCCACGCGCGGGCCTCCTCGTCGAGGTCGCCGAGCGGCATCGGGATCTCCAGCACGTCCTCCAGCCTGCGCAGCAACGCCAGCGTCGCCTTCGGGTTGGGTGGCTGGGCCACGTAGTGCGGCACCGACGCCCACAGCGAGATCGCGTCCAGGCCCGCCTGGCCGAACTCGTGCTGCAGCACCCCCACGATGCCCGTCGGGCCCTCGTAGCGGCTCAGCTCCAGGTTGGTGGAGCGGGCCAGCGTCTCGTCCGTCGCGCCGCCCAGGATGGGCACGGGACGGGTGTGCGGAGAGTCGTTGAGGAGCGCGCCCAGCATGACGGCCAGCTCCACGCCCAGCTCGCGGCAGACCTCGATGATGTCGGCGCAGAACGAGCGCCAGCGCATGTTGGGCTCGATGCCGCGCAGCAGCACGATGTCGCGCTCCACGCCCTCCGGCCTGGCGCGCAGCAGCCGTGTCGTCGGCCACACGATCGACTGGGTCAGCCCGTCGTTCATCTCGACGACGGGCCGCGTCACCTGGAAGTCGTAGTAGTCGTCCGGGTCGAGCGCGATGAGCGGCTCGGCCTTCCAGGCGGACTCGAGATGGGCGATCACACCGCTGGAGGCCTCGCCCGCGTCGTTCCACCCCTCGAACGCGGCAATGAGCACCGGGTCGACGAGCTCGGGGAGCCCTTCAAGCTCTATCACGTGTCGCCTCCTCCCGCTGTTGTCGATGGTCGCGACCGCTTCGGCGCTCGTTGGCCCGTTCCTCGCTCTCTCGCGCCGAGCTCCTTCGCTCCATTGTCCCGCTAAGCCTATGCGGTAAGGAGGCATCGGCGTCACCGATCTCCTTGCGAACGCCCGGCCACCCCGCACCGCCCCTCCGGGCCGTCTCCGGCCGCCAGGCCCGCGACGCGGCCCTCCGGCGCCCCACACGAGCGCGAACGTGTTCGCGCTCGGCGCAGCCCCGTGCTCGGACGTTCTTGCGCTCTGTACGGCTTTGCGCTCGGCGCGGACTCGCCTCGCGTTCGGGGCGGACCCGCTCCAGCCGGTCAGCGCTTGCCGTCGGTGGTGTGCACGATCAGCACATCGCAGGAGGCGCGGTGGGACACGCCCGAGGGCACGGACCCGAGCAGCCGGCCGGCCAGGCTGTTGAGCCCGCGGTTGCCGACCACGATCAGGTCGGCGCGGTGCCTGGCGGCCAGCGAGACCAGCACGTCCACGGCGTCGCCCTGCTCGGCGGCGAGGACCACGCCGGCGGCGCCCGCCGCGACGGCGTGCTCGCGCGCCGCCCGCAGCGCGTCGTCGGCCGGTGTGGATCCGCTCACCTTGTACGCCAGCTCGCCGAGCCGGTCGGCGGCCGCCGCGCGCTCGCTCTCCCGCATGGGCAGATACGCGCAGGCCAGGACGAGAGTGGCGCCGGTCGCCGCGGCCAGGGACGCCGCCGCGGACACGGCGCGGAAGGACGAGGCGGAGCCGTCGGTGCCGACGAGTACGGTGCGGTAGGCCATGATGACCCCTATTGGACGCTGCGTTCAATGACCAGTCGGCAGCCTAACGCCTCGCCCGAAAGCGATCTCTCGAGCCCGGCTCGAACAGCCCTCGAAGCGCAGCCGATAAGCTCTACCCCATGAGCATTTCGCCGTCCTTCCGAGAAGTGTTGTCCCAGCGCGTGATCGTCGCCGACGGCGCGATGGGCACGATGCTCCAGGCCCAGGACCCGACCCTCGACGACTTCCACGGTCACGAGGGCTGCAACGAGGTGCTCAATGTCACCCGCCCCGACATCGTGCGCGGCGTCCACGACGCTTACTTCGCCGTCGGCGTCGACTGCGTGGAGACCAACACCTTCGGCGCCAACCTCGCCGCACTGGGCGAATACGACATCTCCGAGCGGGTCTTCGAATTCTCCGAGGCGGGTGCCAGGATCGCCCGCGAGTCCGCCGACCACTGGTCCACGCCGGACCAGCCGCGTTTCGTGCTCGGCTCGATGGGCCCGGGCACCAAGCTGCCCACGCTGGGCCATCTGCCCTACGCCAGCCTGCGCGACGCGTACCGGGACAACGCGGCCGGCCTGATCGCGGGTGGCGCCGACGCGCTGATCATCGAGACCTGCCAGGACCTGCTCCAGGTCAAGGCCGCCGTCATCGGCGCCAAGCGGGCCGCCGAGGCCTCCGGCCGGGACATCCCGATCATCGCCCAGGTCACGATCGAGACCAACGGCGCGATGCTGCTCGGCTCCGAGATCGGCGCCGCGCTGACCGCGATCGAGCCGCTCGGCGTCGACATCATCGGGCTCAACTGCGCGACCGGCCCCGCCGAGATGAGCGAGCACCTGCGTTATCTCGCCCGCCACTCCCGGCTCAAGCTCAGCTGCATGCCCAACGCGGGCCTGCCGGTGCTGACCTCCGACGGCGCCTACTACCCGCTGACGGCGCAGGAGCTGGCCGACGCGCACGGCACGTTCACCCGTGACTACGGCCTGTCCCTGGTCGGCGGCTGCTGCGGCACCACCCCCGAGCATCTGCGCCAGGTCGTCGAGCGGGTCCGCGGCCAGGAGGTGGCGCCGCGCCGGCCGCACCCCGAGCCGGGCGCGTCCTCGCTCTACCAGACCGTGCCGTTCCGGCAGGACACCTCCTACCTGGCCATCGGCGAGCGCTGCAACACCAACGGCTCCAAGGCCTTCCGCGAGGCCATGCTGGCGGGCCGCTGGGACGACTGCGTGGAGACGGCCCGCGACCAGGCCCGCGACGGCGCCCACATGCTCGACCTGTGCGTCGACTACGTTGGCCGCGACGGCGTGAGCGACATGAAGGAGCTGGCCTTCCGCTTCGCCACCGCCTCCACCCTGCCGATCATGCTCGACTCGACCGAGCCGGCGGTGCTGCAGGCCGGGCTGGAGATGCTCGGCGGCCGCGCCGCCGTCAACTCCGTCAACTACGAGGACGGCGACGGCCCCGACTCCCGCTTCCAGAAGATCATGCGTCTGGTGCGCGAGCACGGCTCGGCCGTGGTCGCGCTGACCATCGACGAGGAGGGCCAGGCCCGCACCGCGGACTGGAAGGTGCGCGTCGCCACCCGCCTCATCGAGGACCTGACCGGCAACTGGGGCATGCGGGTCGAGGACATCATCGTCGACTGCCTCACCTTCCCCATCGCCACCGGTCAGGAGGAGACCAGGCGCGACGGCCTGGAGACCATCGAGGCCATCCGCGAGCTCAAGCGCCGCTACCCGGGCGTGCAGACCACGCTGGGCCTGTCCAACATCAGCTTCGGGCTCAACCCGGCCGCCCGCATGGTGCTCAACTCGGTGTTCCTCAACGAGTGCGTCAACGCCGGGCTCGACTCGGCCATCGTGCACGCCTCCAAGATCCTGCCGATGGCGCGCATCCCCGACGAGCAGCGCCAGGTCGCGCTCGACATGGTCTACGACCGCCGCCGCGACGGCTACGACCCGCTGCAGCGGTTCATGGACCTGTTCGAGGGCGTCGACGCCGCCGCCATGCGCGCCGGCAAGGCCGAGGAGCTGGCCGCGCTGCCGCTGTGGGAGCGGCTCAAGCGGCGCATCATCGACGGGGAGCGCAAGGGCCTGGAGGCCGACCTCGACACCGCGCTCGACCAGCGGCCCGCCCTGGAGATCATCAACGAGGTGCTGCTCGACGGCATGAAGACGGTCGGCGAGCTGTTCGGCTCCGGGCAGATGCAGCTGCCGTTCGTGCTGCAGTCGGCCGAGGTCATGAAGGCCGCCGTCGCCTACCTCGAGCCCCACATGGAGCGCGTCGAGGGCGAGACGAAGGGCCGTATCGTGCTGGCCACCGTCAAGGGCGACGTACACGACATCGGCAAAAACCTCGTCGACATCATCCTGTCCAACAACGGCTACCAGGTCGTCAACCTCGGCATCAAGCAGCCGGTGTCGGCCATCCTGGAGGCCGCCGACGAGCAGAAGGCCGACGTCATCGGCATGTCGGGCCTGCTGGTCAAGTCGACGGTCATCATGAAGGAAAACCTGGAGGAGATGAACTCCAGGGGCCTGTCGCAGAAATACCCCGTGCTGCTCGGCGGCGCCGCCCTGACCCGCGCCTACGTCGAGCAGGACCTCGCCGGGCTGTTCGAGGGCGAGGTGCGCTACGCCCGCGACGCGTTCGAAGGGCTGCGGCTCATGGACGCGTTCATGGCCGTCAAGCGCGGCGTGGCCGGGGCGACCCTGCCGCCGCTGCGCGAGCGGCGCGTCAAAACCGGCGCCGTGCTCACCCGCACCCCGGTCGAGGAGCTGCCCGCCCGCTCCGACGTGGCCGTCGACAACCCCGTGCCGGCGCCACCCTTCTCCGGGGACCGCATCGTCAAGGGCATCTCGCTGACCGACTACTCCGCCTTCCTTGACGAGCGGGCGCTGTTCCTCGGCCAGTGGGGGCTCAAGCCCACCAGGGGCGGCGACGGGCCCGGCTACGAGGAGCTGGTCGAGACCGAGGGCCGGCCGCGGCTGCGCATGTGGCTGGAGCGCATCCAGACCGAGGGCCTGCTGGAGGCGGCCGTCGTCTACGGGCACTTCCCGTGCGTCAGCGACGGCGACTCGCTGATCGTCCTCGACGAGGACGGCGGCGAGCGCACCCGCTTCACCTTCCCCCGCCAGCGCCGTGACCGCCACCTGTGCCTGTCGGACTTCTTCCGGCCCAAGGACTCCGGCGAGGTCGACGTGGTCGGCCTCCAGGTCGTCACCATGGGCTCGAAGATCGCCGAGGCCACGTCCGAGCTGTTCGCCAAGGACGCCTACCGCGACTACCTGGAGCTGCACGGCCTGTCGGTGCAGCTCACCGAGGCCCTGGCCGAATACTGGCACGCCCGGGTCCGCTCGGAGTGGGGCATCGGGGGCGAGGAGTCGCTGGACGACATGCTCAAGGTCAACATCCAGGGGTGCCGCTACTCCTTCGGCTACCCGGCGTGCCCCAACCTCGAGGATCAGGTGCAGCTGTTCCAGCTGCTCGACCCCGAGCGCATCGGCGTCACGCTGTCGGAGGAGTTCCAGCTCCACCCCGAGCAGGCCACCTCCGCGCTGGTCGCGCACCATCCCGAGGCCAAATACTTCAACGTCTGACCCGCCCCGGCCGCTCTGCCGCCCCGCCCGCTCTGCCGCCCCGCCCGCTCTGCCGCCCCGCCCGCTCTGCCGCCCCGCCCGCTCTGCCGCCCCGCCCGCGTCGCCGGGCGGCGGTCGTGCCGTCGGCAGGGCCGCTGCTGATCGGGCGTCCGGGCAGTCGCCGTCCCCGCTCCTCGGCATGCCGCAGGAGGCCCGTTCACGGAGGCGGCGGTCGTTCTTCCGCCACCCGGCCGGACGCGTTCACCCGGCGAGCGCGACAATGGCGTGCACGTACCTACGGATCGGGGGCACATGGAAGCCGTCTTCTTCGACATGGACGGGCTGCTGGTCGACAGCGAGCGGGTGTGGCTGGAGATCGAGACCGAGGTGATGGGCCGGCTCGGCGGGCAGTGGACGCCCGAGCATCAGGCGCACCTGGTCGGCGGGTCCATGGAGCGGACGGTCGGCTACATGCTGGCCGTGTCCGGCTCCGAGGTGGCGGGTGACATCGTGCGGCAGTGGATGCTCGACGGCATGGTGGCGCGCCTGTCGGCGGGCGTATCGGTGATGCCGGGCGCCTCCGAACTGCTCGACGCCGTCCGGGCCGGGGGAGTCCCCGTGGGGCTCGTCACGTCCTCGCTGAAGGAGATCGCCGACGCGGTGCTCAAGAGCGTCGGCAGAGACCGCTTCGACGTCGTGGTCACCGCCGACGACGTCTCCCGCACCAAGCCGGACCCGGAGCCGTACCTGACGGCCGCGAGCATGCTCGGCGTGGAGCCGGTCCGTTGTGTCGTCCTGGAGGACTCGCCGAACGGCGTGGCCGCGGCCACGGCGGCCGGTTGCGCCGTCGTGGCGGTCCCCAGCCTCCTGCCCATCGAGCCGGCGCCCGGCCGGCTCGTGGTCTCCTCCCTGCAAGAGGTCGCGGTCGCCGACCTCAGGGCACTCCTGACGTTCTGAGGGCTCGTCCCCTAAGGGAAAAGTGGTTCTCGCGGAGGAGGCGACCGGGCGTTCGCGTGCCAGGATGGAGTTACGAGCCACACATTGAGGGGGCGGGACTATGCCTGTGGACATGTTCAACCAGCTTGCTTCGCTTTGGCTGCCGTTGTGTGCCGGTGCGACGGTCGCCGGGCTGGTGTTCAGCTTCCTGGCGTTCCGCCGCAGGGGTGCGGCTTCGGGGATGCGGGTGGCCGCATGGGCGCTGTTGCCCATGGCGGCCTATCTGACCGGCGCGTTGCAGGCGCTGTGGACCGTCGGCACGACCCTGGTGGGGTTCGTGACCGGGCTGGTGCTCAACCCGCTGGTCTGGGCCGGCGTGGCGGTCACGGGGCTGTCGGTGGTGCTGTTCGTCGTGTCCGGGGTCCTGCGTGGCAGGAGGCTGGCCGCGGGCAGGAAGAAGTCCGCTTCTGACACTCCGGCGCAACAGTCCGTTAAGCCTTCAGCGAACAAGTCGGCCGCCGCACCCAAGCCTCAGCCCGCCGTGGGCGCCCCGAAGCCGGCCAAGAGCGACGACGACTTTTCGGACATCGAGGAACTTCTCAAACGCCGTGGTATCGGCTGAATCCGGCTTGTGTCACAGTTCTGAGACTGAAACGGGACGTGCCCCAGACATACCGTTCAAGATCGATACGAATGAGTTTCGCATCAATCACAGATTAGCCACATAGCAGCCCGAGGGACTGGTCACAGCAGCTCAGGCCATAGATTCTGCCTCCTGAGGTCGCGACTCGCGGTCTAAAGTCATCTCTAATAGACAGCGTCGTCTAGATGCAGGGGGCAATTTCGCATGACCGCGCCGCTCGACGTTTCCGGTTCCGCGGCGGAGGCGCATCCGGAGTCGGTGCTCGCGGGAGCGGGCAAGGCCATCCAGGGCCGGTCACTCACCGGGATCGCCTGGATGCGGTTGAGGCGGGACAAGGTCGCGCTCGCCGGCGGAATCTTCGTCGTCTTCCTGATCCTGGTGTCCGTTTTCGCCTCGCCGATCATCGCCGCCTTCGGGCACCCGCCGCTGGAGTTCCACCAGGACGCGATCGACCAGAGCACGCTCCTGCCCAAGGGAAACTTCGGTGGCGTGAGCAGTGAATACCTGCTCGGCGTCGAGCCGGTCAACGGCCGCGACATCTTCAGCCGCATCGTGGCCGGCGCGGGGATCTCGCTGCTCATCGGCTTCCTCGCGACCCTGGTGTCGGTGCTCATCGGCACGGTCCTGGGCGTCCTGGCGGGCTACTTCGGCGGATGGGTCGACCAGGTGATCGGCCGGATCATGGACGTCTTCCTCGCCTTCCCGCTGCTGGTCTTCGCGATCGCGCTCGCCGGCGTCGTCCCCGACAAGGGGTTCGGCCTGGAGGGCAACGGACTGCGCGTGGCGATGCTCGTCTTCATCATCGGGTTCTTCAGCTGGCCCAGCATCGGCCGCATCGTACGCGGGCAGACCCTGTCACTGCGGGAGCGGGAGTTCGTCGACGCCGCGCGCAGCCTCGGGGCACGCCACGGCTACATCCTGTTCCGCGAGGTCCTGCCCAACCTGATGGCGCCGATCCTGGTCTACGCGACCCTGCTCATTCCGACCAACATCCTGTTCGAGGCCGCGCTCTCGTTCTTGGGAGTCGGCATCAACCCGCCCACTCCGACGTGGGGCGGCATGCTCTCGGAGGCGGTGCGTTTCTACACACTCCCGCACTTCGTGCTCTTCCCGGGCTTGGCGATCTTCGTTACCGTCCTGGCGTTCAACCTGTTCGGCGACGGGCTGAGGGACGCCTTCGACCCGCGCGCGCATTGACCTTCGCCTACGCTCCATCCCCCATCTCACTAACAAGGGGTTAGTCAATGAGAAGGAAATCCGCACTGGCGGCGGCCGCGACAGCGGCGCTCGCCTTGGTGCTCTCCGCCTGTGGCGGAGGTGGCGGCCAGCAGCAGCCGGCCCAGACGGCCACCGCCGGCGGCGCCGCGCAACCCGCGGCGAACGTGGCGCTGACCCAGGTGTTCAACGCTTCCACCAAGAAGGGAGGCACGCTCAAGGCCGCGCACTCCTCCGACTGGGACAGCCTTGACCCGGCCGACACCTATTACGGCTACTCCTTCAACTTCGGCCGCCTCTACTGGCGGACGCTGACGATGTACAAGCCGGGACCGGGGCCTGAGGGCGCCACCGTGGTGCCCGACCTGGCCGAGGGTCTCGGCCAGCCGAGCGCCGACGGCAAGACCTGGACGTACAAGATCAAGAGTGGTCTGAAGTACGAGGACGGCACGCCGATCACCGCCCAGGACGTGGCGTACGCGGTGGCCAGGTCGTTCGACAAGGAGACCTTCACGCACGGCCCCTCCTACCTCAATGAGCTGCTGGCCTGGCCGAAGGACTTCAAGGGCGTCTACAAGACCCCCGATGTCGACTACAAGTCGGCCGTCGAGGCGACGGACGACACCACGGTCGTCTTCCACCTGACCAAGCCGTTCGCGTCGATGGACTACATCGTCCAGATGCCGATGACGGCCCCGGTGCCCAAGGCCAAGGACACCGGCGCGAAGTACCGCGAGCACGTGATCTCCTCCGGTCCGTACAAGTTCGAGAGCGTCCAGGCCGGCAAGAGCCTGGCGCTGGTGCGCAACGACCAGTGGAACGCGGCGACCGACCCCCACCGTCCGGCGCTGCCCGACCGCATCGAGGTCCAGCTCAACGTCAACGCCGACGACCTGGACAACCAGCTCATGTCCGGCAACATCCACCTGGACGTCCCGGGCACCGGCCTGCAGCCCGCCGCGCTGGGCAAGGTCCTGCCCGACCCGGCGATGAAGGCCCGTACGGACAACCCGGTCCTGCAGCGTCTGTGGTTCGTGTCGGTCATCCCCGACACCAAGCCGCTGGACAACCTCGACTGCCGCAAGGCCGTCATGTGGGCCGCGGACCGCGTCGCCAACCAGACCGCCTTCGGCGGCCCCGTCGCCGGTGGCGACATCGCCACGAACGTCATGCCGCCGCCCATCAAGGGCCAGCAGAAGTTCGACCTGTACCAGACGCCGGAGAACAAGGGCGACGTCACCAAGGCCAAGGAGGCCCTGACGGCCTGCGGCCAGCCCAACGGCTTCTCCACGACCATGTCCTTCCGCTCCGACCGGCCGCGTGAGAAGGCGCTGGCCGAGGCGATGCAGCAGGCGCTGGACAAGGTCGGCATCAAGCTCACGCTCAAGGGCTTCCCGTCCTCCAGCTACTTCTCCGACTACGCGGGTAACGTCGAGTACGTCAAGAAGAACGGCATCGGCCTGGCCGCCCACGGCTGGGGCTCGGACTGGCCCGACGGCTACGGCTTCCTGCAGGCCATCGTCGACAGCCGCACCATCCGCCCGGCCGGCAACTACAACCTCAGCGTCAAGAACCCTGAGGTGGACAAGCTGATCGACCAGGCCGCGTCCGAGCTGGACGCCACGGCCCGCGAGAAGCTC includes:
- the def gene encoding peptide deformylase, translating into MFDDPVLRSVAEPIHDFDRELRRLVKSLTATMRAQAGRAGLAAPQIGVPVRVLVYGYDGRSGHLVNPRLELSERRIVADEACLSAPGVWWPLERSYLVTARGRDMFGKPVTVRALGVLARVLQHETDHLDGVLFSDHLEAAERERFLAAALPR
- a CDS encoding uroporphyrinogen-III synthase; the encoded protein is MSALPLEGSAAPETAPDALSGFTVGVTATRRREEFGALLERRGARVVSAPAIRLVPLAEDTDLLAATRLALESPLDDVVVTTGVGFRGWMAAAEGWGLSSDLGEHLAGARLLTRGPKARGAVRAAGLNDHWTPATESCEEVKQYLLDQDLRGRRIAVQQHGEPLDDFVAALRQAGAEVIEIPVYRWLPYRDVSPLRRLISQTISGSVDAVAFTSAPAVHAMLGMARAEGLEDALLAAFGGPVVAACVGPVTAGPLTARGVPTLQPDRARLGALARALARHLPEHGVTRLVAGDHHLEIRGHAVVVDGELRPLPPAPMAVLKRLADKPGHVVSRADLRTVLPGSIARDSAEHAVEMAITRLRRALGPSGIVETVVKRGYRLACQYEAGM
- a CDS encoding sirohydrochlorin chelatase — encoded protein: MPTLVLAAHGTRSAAGEETLSALTRTVARARPGQRVELSYLEISSPLLADVLDAARGPVVVVPLLLAGGYHVHIDLPDVIAEHRPDAVVAGWLGPHRLLTSVLARKLARAGLRSTDAVVLGAAGSSDPAALADVRAAAHQLALRLARPVTAAFASAGSPSLEEAMERLGATPAARVAIASYVLAPGFFHDRLAAAGAGLVSEPLGADPDVAALIWHRYDEALRGRRTMPQTARASRR
- a CDS encoding PAC2 family protein → MIELEGLPELVDPVLIAAFEGWNDAGEASSGVIAHLESAWKAEPLIALDPDDYYDFQVTRPVVEMNDGLTQSIVWPTTRLLRARPEGVERDIVLLRGIEPNMRWRSFCADIIEVCRELGVELAVMLGALLNDSPHTRPVPILGGATDETLARSTNLELSRYEGPTGIVGVLQHEFGQAGLDAISLWASVPHYVAQPPNPKATLALLRRLEDVLEIPMPLGDLDEEARAWEHGVDELASQDTEVAEYVKELEERKDAAELPEASGDAIAAEFERYLRRRDSGTDG
- a CDS encoding universal stress protein produces the protein MAYRTVLVGTDGSASSFRAVSAAASLAAATGATLVLACAYLPMRESERAAAADRLGELAYKVSGSTPADDALRAAREHAVAAGAAGVVLAAEQGDAVDVLVSLAARHRADLIVVGNRGLNSLAGRLLGSVPSGVSHRASCDVLIVHTTDGKR
- the metH gene encoding methionine synthase is translated as MSISPSFREVLSQRVIVADGAMGTMLQAQDPTLDDFHGHEGCNEVLNVTRPDIVRGVHDAYFAVGVDCVETNTFGANLAALGEYDISERVFEFSEAGARIARESADHWSTPDQPRFVLGSMGPGTKLPTLGHLPYASLRDAYRDNAAGLIAGGADALIIETCQDLLQVKAAVIGAKRAAEASGRDIPIIAQVTIETNGAMLLGSEIGAALTAIEPLGVDIIGLNCATGPAEMSEHLRYLARHSRLKLSCMPNAGLPVLTSDGAYYPLTAQELADAHGTFTRDYGLSLVGGCCGTTPEHLRQVVERVRGQEVAPRRPHPEPGASSLYQTVPFRQDTSYLAIGERCNTNGSKAFREAMLAGRWDDCVETARDQARDGAHMLDLCVDYVGRDGVSDMKELAFRFATASTLPIMLDSTEPAVLQAGLEMLGGRAAVNSVNYEDGDGPDSRFQKIMRLVREHGSAVVALTIDEEGQARTADWKVRVATRLIEDLTGNWGMRVEDIIVDCLTFPIATGQEETRRDGLETIEAIRELKRRYPGVQTTLGLSNISFGLNPAARMVLNSVFLNECVNAGLDSAIVHASKILPMARIPDEQRQVALDMVYDRRRDGYDPLQRFMDLFEGVDAAAMRAGKAEELAALPLWERLKRRIIDGERKGLEADLDTALDQRPALEIINEVLLDGMKTVGELFGSGQMQLPFVLQSAEVMKAAVAYLEPHMERVEGETKGRIVLATVKGDVHDIGKNLVDIILSNNGYQVVNLGIKQPVSAILEAADEQKADVIGMSGLLVKSTVIMKENLEEMNSRGLSQKYPVLLGGAALTRAYVEQDLAGLFEGEVRYARDAFEGLRLMDAFMAVKRGVAGATLPPLRERRVKTGAVLTRTPVEELPARSDVAVDNPVPAPPFSGDRIVKGISLTDYSAFLDERALFLGQWGLKPTRGGDGPGYEELVETEGRPRLRMWLERIQTEGLLEAAVVYGHFPCVSDGDSLIVLDEDGGERTRFTFPRQRRDRHLCLSDFFRPKDSGEVDVVGLQVVTMGSKIAEATSELFAKDAYRDYLELHGLSVQLTEALAEYWHARVRSEWGIGGEESLDDMLKVNIQGCRYSFGYPACPNLEDQVQLFQLLDPERIGVTLSEEFQLHPEQATSALVAHHPEAKYFNV
- a CDS encoding HAD family hydrolase, whose product is MEAVFFDMDGLLVDSERVWLEIETEVMGRLGGQWTPEHQAHLVGGSMERTVGYMLAVSGSEVAGDIVRQWMLDGMVARLSAGVSVMPGASELLDAVRAGGVPVGLVTSSLKEIADAVLKSVGRDRFDVVVTADDVSRTKPDPEPYLTAASMLGVEPVRCVVLEDSPNGVAAATAAGCAVVAVPSLLPIEPAPGRLVVSSLQEVAVADLRALLTF